From Streptomyces sp. NBC_01754, a single genomic window includes:
- the tsf gene encoding translation elongation factor Ts codes for MANYTAADVKKLRELTGAGMMDCKKALDEADGDVDKAVEALRIKGQKGVAKREGRSAENGAVVSLISDDKTSGVLLELKCETDFVAKGEKFQTVANTLAAHVAATSPADLQALLASEIEAGKTVQAYVDEANANLGEKIVLDRFAQFTGGYVAAYMHRTMPDLPPQVGVLVQLDKENAEAAKDVAQHIAAFAPKYLDRDEVPAETVENERRVAEATAREEGKPEAALPKIVEGRVNGFFKEFVVLEQAFAKDNKKSVQKVLDEAGVSLTRFARIKVGI; via the coding sequence ATGGCGAACTACACCGCCGCCGACGTCAAGAAGCTCCGTGAGCTCACCGGCGCCGGCATGATGGACTGCAAGAAGGCGCTCGACGAGGCCGACGGCGACGTCGACAAGGCCGTCGAGGCGCTCCGTATCAAGGGTCAGAAGGGCGTCGCCAAGCGCGAAGGCCGTTCCGCCGAGAACGGTGCCGTCGTCTCCCTGATCTCCGACGACAAGACCTCCGGCGTCCTGCTCGAGCTCAAGTGCGAGACGGACTTCGTCGCCAAGGGCGAGAAGTTCCAGACCGTCGCCAACACGCTCGCCGCGCACGTCGCCGCGACCTCCCCGGCCGACCTCCAGGCGCTGCTCGCCTCCGAGATCGAGGCCGGCAAGACCGTTCAGGCGTACGTGGACGAGGCCAACGCCAACCTCGGCGAGAAGATCGTCCTGGACCGCTTCGCGCAGTTCACCGGCGGTTACGTGGCCGCGTACATGCACCGCACGATGCCCGACCTCCCGCCGCAGGTCGGCGTCCTCGTCCAGCTGGACAAGGAGAACGCCGAGGCCGCCAAGGACGTCGCGCAGCACATCGCCGCCTTCGCCCCGAAGTACCTCGACCGCGACGAGGTCCCGGCCGAGACGGTCGAGAACGAGCGCCGTGTCGCCGAGGCCACCGCGCGCGAGGAGGGCAAGCCCGAGGCCGCCCTCCCGAAGATCGTGGAGGGTCGCGTCAACGGCTTCTTCAAGGAATTCGTGGTTCTCGAGCAGGCCTTCGCCAAGGACAACAAGAAGTCGGTCCAGAAGGTCCTGGACGAGGCCGGCGTCAGCCTGACGCGCTTCGCGCGTATCAAGGTCGGCATCTGA
- the pyrH gene encoding UMP kinase: MKNGADATQSDHKSDDGKVAGRFMLKLSGEAFAGGGGLGVDPDVVHAIAREIAAVVRDGAEIAIVIGGGNFFRGAELQQRGMDRARSDYMGMLGTVMNCLALQDFLEKEGIDSRVQTAITMGQVAEPYIPLRAVRHLEKGRVVIFGAGMGMPYFSTDTTAAQRALEIDAEALLMGKNGVDGVYDCDPRTNPAAVKFDALEYGEVIARDLKVADATAITLCRDNALPILVFELTAEGNIARAVKGEKIGTLVSGESTRA, translated from the coding sequence ATGAAAAACGGCGCGGACGCCACCCAGAGTGACCACAAGAGCGACGACGGCAAGGTGGCCGGACGCTTCATGCTGAAGCTGTCCGGCGAGGCGTTCGCCGGTGGCGGAGGACTGGGCGTCGACCCCGACGTCGTGCACGCCATCGCCCGCGAGATCGCCGCGGTCGTACGCGACGGTGCCGAGATCGCGATCGTCATCGGCGGCGGCAACTTCTTCCGTGGCGCCGAACTCCAGCAGCGCGGGATGGACCGGGCACGGTCCGACTACATGGGCATGCTCGGCACCGTCATGAACTGCCTGGCGCTGCAGGACTTCCTGGAGAAGGAAGGCATCGACTCACGCGTCCAGACCGCCATCACCATGGGCCAGGTCGCGGAGCCCTACATCCCGCTCCGTGCCGTGCGGCACCTGGAGAAGGGGCGGGTCGTGATCTTCGGTGCCGGCATGGGGATGCCGTACTTCTCCACCGACACCACCGCCGCCCAGCGCGCCTTGGAGATCGACGCCGAGGCGCTGCTCATGGGCAAGAACGGGGTGGACGGGGTCTACGACTGCGACCCGCGGACCAACCCCGCGGCGGTGAAGTTCGACGCGCTGGAGTACGGCGAGGTGATCGCCCGCGACCTCAAGGTCGCCGACGCCACCGCCATCACCCTCTGCCGCGACAACGCACTGCCGATCCTCGTGTTCGAGCTGACCGCGGAGGGCAACATCGCCCGCGCGGTCAAGGGTGAGAAGATCGGCACGCTGGTGAGCGGCGAGAGCACCCGGGCCTGA
- a CDS encoding TetR/AcrR family transcriptional regulator encodes MAEHRTMQRGALLDAARSLLSEGGTEALTFPALAERTGLARSSVYEYFRSRGAVVEELCAVDFPVWAAEVEDAMARVAAPEEKIEAYVRRQLDLVGDQRHRAVVAISASELDAGAREKIRAAHGGLIAMIVEALGELGHTQPRLAAMLLQGSVDAAVRRIELGVEEPGAVADTAVAMVLRGVRG; translated from the coding sequence GTGGCCGAGCACCGGACCATGCAGCGCGGCGCCCTCCTGGACGCCGCGCGTTCCCTGCTGTCCGAGGGCGGGACGGAAGCGTTGACCTTCCCCGCCCTCGCCGAGCGCACGGGGCTCGCCAGATCCTCCGTCTACGAGTACTTCCGGTCCCGTGGGGCCGTGGTCGAGGAGCTCTGCGCCGTCGACTTCCCCGTGTGGGCGGCGGAGGTCGAGGACGCGATGGCCCGGGTGGCCGCCCCCGAGGAGAAGATCGAGGCGTACGTACGCCGCCAGCTCGACCTGGTCGGGGACCAGCGGCACCGCGCGGTCGTCGCGATCTCCGCGAGCGAGCTGGACGCCGGCGCCCGGGAGAAGATCCGGGCCGCGCACGGCGGTCTGATCGCCATGATCGTCGAGGCGCTGGGCGAACTCGGCCACACCCAGCCGAGGCTGGCCGCCATGCTGCTCCAGGGCTCGGTGGACGCCGCCGTGCGCCGGATCGAGCTGGGCGTGGAGGAGCCCGGCGCGGTCGCCGACACCGCCGTGGCGATGGTCCTGCGCGGGGTGCGGGGCTGA
- the frr gene encoding ribosome recycling factor, which produces MIEEILLEAEEKMEKAVVVAKEDFAAIRTGRAHPAMFNKIVADYYGALTPINQLASFSVPEPRMAVVTPFDKTALRNIEQAIRDSDLGVNPSNDGNIIRVTFPELTQDRRKEFIKVARTKAEDSKISIRAVRRKAKESLDKLVKDKESGEDEVRRAEKELDDTTAKYVAQVDELLKHKEVELLEV; this is translated from the coding sequence GTGATCGAAGAAATCCTCCTCGAGGCCGAGGAGAAGATGGAGAAGGCCGTCGTCGTCGCCAAAGAGGACTTCGCCGCGATTCGTACCGGCCGTGCGCACCCGGCGATGTTCAACAAGATCGTCGCCGACTACTACGGCGCGCTGACTCCGATCAACCAGCTGGCCTCGTTCTCGGTACCCGAGCCGCGGATGGCCGTGGTGACCCCGTTCGACAAGACCGCCCTGCGCAACATCGAGCAGGCGATCCGCGACTCCGACCTCGGCGTCAACCCGAGCAACGACGGCAACATCATCCGCGTGACGTTCCCCGAACTCACGCAGGACCGCCGCAAGGAGTTCATCAAGGTCGCCAGGACCAAGGCCGAGGACTCCAAGATCTCGATCCGCGCCGTCCGCCGCAAGGCCAAGGAGTCGCTGGACAAGCTCGTCAAGGACAAGGAGTCCGGCGAGGACGAGGTCCGCCGTGCGGAGAAGGAGCTCGACGACACCACCGCGAAGTACGTGGCCCAGGTGGACGAGCTGCTCAAGCACAAGG
- the rpsB gene encoding 30S ribosomal protein S2: MAVVTMRELLESGVHFGHQTRRWNPKMKRFIFTERNGIYIIDLLQSLSYIDRAYEFVKETVAHGGSIMFVGTKKQAQEAIAEQATRVGMPYVNQRWLGGMLTNFSTVYKRLQRLKELELIDFEDVAASGLTKKELLVLSREKAKLEKTLGGIREMQKVPSAVWIVDTKKEHIAVGEARKLHIPVVAILDTNCDPDEVDYKIPGNDDAIRSVTLLTRVIADAVAEGLIARSGAATGDSKPGEKAAGEPLAEWERDLLEGEKKDDAEVQSSVETEKDAAADAQPAAIAAEQAEAPAAEAPAAEAPAAEAPAADAEQA; the protein is encoded by the coding sequence ATGGCCGTCGTCACGATGCGGGAGCTGCTGGAAAGCGGCGTCCACTTCGGTCACCAGACCCGTCGCTGGAACCCGAAGATGAAGCGCTTCATCTTCACCGAGCGCAACGGCATCTACATCATCGACCTGCTCCAGTCGCTGTCGTACATCGACCGCGCCTACGAGTTCGTCAAGGAGACCGTCGCCCACGGCGGCTCCATCATGTTCGTGGGTACCAAGAAGCAGGCCCAGGAGGCCATCGCCGAGCAGGCGACGCGCGTCGGCATGCCGTACGTCAACCAGCGTTGGCTCGGTGGCATGCTCACCAACTTCTCCACCGTCTACAAGCGCCTTCAGCGTCTGAAGGAGCTCGAGCTCATCGACTTCGAGGACGTGGCCGCCTCCGGCCTCACCAAGAAGGAGCTCCTGGTCCTCTCCCGCGAGAAGGCCAAGCTGGAGAAGACCCTCGGTGGTATCCGCGAGATGCAGAAGGTGCCGAGCGCCGTCTGGATCGTCGACACCAAGAAGGAGCACATCGCCGTCGGTGAGGCGCGCAAGCTCCACATCCCGGTCGTCGCGATCCTCGACACCAACTGCGACCCCGACGAGGTCGACTACAAGATTCCGGGCAACGACGACGCGATCCGCTCCGTCACCCTGCTCACCCGCGTGATCGCCGACGCCGTCGCCGAGGGCCTCATCGCCCGCTCCGGTGCCGCCACCGGTGACTCGAAGCCGGGCGAGAAGGCCGCCGGCGAGCCGCTCGCCGAGTGGGAGCGCGACCTGCTCGAGGGCGAGAAGAAGGACGACGCGGAGGTCCAGTCCTCCGTCGAGACCGAGAAGGACGCCGCCGCCGACGCCCAGCCGGCCGCCATCGCCGCCGAGCAGGCCGAGGCCCCCGCCGCCGAGGCGCCCGCAGCCGAGGCCCCCGCGGCCGAGGCTCCGGCCGCGGACGCCGAGCAGGCCTGA